A genomic window from Sphingobacterium sp. BN32 includes:
- a CDS encoding aminopeptidase P family protein — MKYIEKLASIRQVMKEKGVDAYIIPSSDPHISEYLPDRYKCIAWTSGFTGSAGTLVITQDFAGLWTDSRYFVQANEQLAGTGFELVKLQAQGKPEYVGWLANKLQKGQVVAFDGNLAAVAVAQAVQEELLPLGIQVDGHIDILADVWEGRPELPTAKAYLLDFATTGQSTKDKLTAIREKLKAKRTTTHFVSSLDDLAWILNIRGNDVKCNPVVLGFLLIDGNRNTLYIQSGKLSEVDAASLNASGVTVEDYEKAFEAIRHVKSENILLDPKRTCFAIYDAVPDSVKIIEDMNPSTLLKAVKNETELEHTRNAMRKDGVALTKFFKWLEENVASGNLSEISIAERLQQFRSELDGFVDISFDTIAGYLEHGALPHYKATDESNATLKPEGLLLVDSGGQYLDGTTDITRVVSLGNITAEERIDYTLVLKGTIEGSTAIFPKGTRGYQIDAITRHPLWSKLRNYGHGTGHGVGFFLNVHEGPHVFNAAAIDIPIEAGMITSIEPGLYREGQYGIRIENLVHSKVVESNYFGEFMDFETLTVCYIATDLVDKTILDQKHIDWLNQYNSWVFDQLSPSLSEEEKTWLAEKTKAI, encoded by the coding sequence ATGAAATACATCGAAAAATTAGCTTCCATCCGCCAAGTGATGAAAGAAAAGGGTGTAGATGCCTATATTATTCCTTCCTCTGACCCGCATATCAGCGAATATCTTCCAGATCGTTACAAATGTATAGCATGGACTTCCGGCTTTACCGGTTCGGCAGGCACACTTGTGATTACACAAGACTTTGCAGGTCTATGGACAGACTCTCGTTATTTTGTACAGGCAAACGAACAACTAGCGGGTACAGGTTTCGAATTGGTTAAATTACAAGCGCAAGGAAAACCTGAATATGTAGGCTGGCTAGCGAATAAGTTGCAAAAAGGACAAGTAGTCGCTTTCGACGGTAACCTTGCAGCAGTTGCTGTAGCACAAGCTGTGCAAGAGGAATTGCTTCCTTTAGGTATTCAAGTGGATGGTCATATCGATATCCTTGCAGATGTCTGGGAAGGACGTCCGGAATTGCCTACGGCCAAGGCATACCTGCTCGACTTCGCTACAACCGGTCAAAGCACAAAAGATAAATTAACGGCAATCCGCGAAAAGCTAAAAGCAAAGCGTACGACCACACATTTCGTATCATCCCTAGACGACTTAGCTTGGATATTGAACATCCGGGGGAACGACGTAAAGTGCAATCCTGTTGTATTGGGCTTCCTTTTGATCGACGGAAATAGAAATACATTGTATATCCAATCAGGTAAGTTATCAGAGGTCGATGCAGCCAGCTTGAATGCATCCGGTGTTACAGTGGAAGATTATGAAAAGGCTTTCGAAGCAATCCGTCATGTAAAGAGCGAGAATATATTATTGGATCCAAAGCGCACCTGTTTCGCGATCTATGATGCCGTTCCGGATAGCGTAAAAATTATCGAGGATATGAACCCTTCAACCTTATTGAAGGCTGTAAAGAACGAAACAGAATTGGAGCACACGCGCAATGCAATGCGCAAAGATGGTGTTGCCCTAACGAAGTTCTTTAAATGGTTAGAAGAGAATGTCGCTTCAGGAAATTTAAGCGAAATTTCCATTGCCGAGCGCTTGCAACAATTCCGTTCAGAATTAGACGGCTTTGTGGATATTTCATTCGATACGATTGCCGGATATTTAGAGCACGGCGCTTTGCCACACTATAAAGCAACCGATGAAAGCAATGCAACCTTGAAACCAGAGGGACTATTATTGGTAGATTCTGGAGGTCAGTACCTTGACGGTACAACAGATATAACACGCGTGGTATCGCTGGGTAACATCACAGCCGAAGAACGTATAGACTATACTTTGGTGTTAAAAGGGACCATCGAAGGTTCTACCGCCATTTTCCCGAAAGGTACGCGCGGTTACCAAATCGATGCAATTACAAGACATCCATTGTGGAGCAAACTTCGCAACTACGGACACGGTACAGGTCATGGCGTTGGTTTCTTCTTGAATGTTCACGAAGGCCCGCATGTATTCAATGCCGCCGCTATCGACATTCCTATTGAAGCAGGCATGATTACCTCCATCGAGCCTGGTTTGTATCGCGAAGGACAATACGGAATCCGTATCGAAAACCTGGTACACTCCAAAGTAGTCGAATCTAATTACTTCGGTGAGTTTATGGACTTCGAAACATTAACCGTATGTTATATCGCTACAGACTTAGTCGATAAAACAATTCTTGATCAAAAACATATCGACTGGTTGAACCAGTACAATAGTTGGGTATTCGATCAACTAAGCCCAAGCCTTTCCGAAGAAGAGAAAACTTGGTTAGCTGAGAAGACGAAAGCAATTTAA
- the dacB gene encoding D-alanyl-D-alanine carboxypeptidase/D-alanyl-D-alanine-endopeptidase, with protein sequence MRRFFSCLCLSALLVVGGIETTFAQEAKTKIQNAYQQFKNGPSLTNGVAALTVINSKTGQIVFEENSKIGLPTASTLKVMTSITALDLLGPDYTFPTHLYYTGAVDSIGTLNGNLIIEGLGDPTLGSERYPTHNAETVLNKWKAAIKALGIKQINGLVIADDKFYKGNQVPGTWMWTDMGNYYGAGVSALNWKENAYDVDFSVSRPGAAASIKSHNIPPFYQVINEVTTGSNGSGDNVYGYSAPYSKVIYLRGTYGADLKKTIELSTPDPALSLVYDLSKALTADSIVVADSMITTATLLKNAGISNWDANKQKILTIQSPKLIEIVHWFNQKSINLYGEAILKAIGGISANKYETEDAATLVAKYWENKLKLPVGEIKTYDGSGLSPQNRVTSNALARVMQYAQGRPWFADFKKGLPTINGMTMKSGTIGGTLGYTGYQTAADGTSYTFSLLINNYHGGAGRMRQQMFKLLDVLK encoded by the coding sequence ATGAGAAGATTTTTTTCTTGTCTTTGTTTATCAGCACTTTTAGTAGTTGGAGGAATTGAAACTACTTTTGCGCAAGAGGCGAAGACAAAAATTCAAAATGCTTATCAGCAATTTAAAAATGGGCCCTCTTTGACCAATGGGGTTGCGGCACTAACGGTAATCAATTCCAAAACCGGACAAATTGTATTTGAGGAGAATAGCAAAATTGGTCTTCCCACCGCTTCTACCTTGAAGGTGATGACGTCCATAACGGCTTTAGACCTGCTAGGGCCCGACTATACTTTCCCGACGCACCTATATTATACCGGAGCCGTTGATTCCATCGGTACCCTGAATGGCAATCTGATCATTGAAGGCTTAGGCGACCCAACCTTGGGTAGCGAGCGCTATCCGACGCATAATGCTGAAACTGTTTTAAATAAATGGAAAGCGGCGATTAAGGCGCTCGGCATTAAACAAATCAATGGTCTTGTGATTGCAGATGATAAGTTTTACAAGGGCAATCAAGTTCCGGGGACCTGGATGTGGACGGATATGGGCAACTACTACGGTGCGGGCGTATCGGCTTTGAACTGGAAAGAAAATGCTTATGATGTTGATTTCTCTGTGAGTCGCCCAGGTGCTGCCGCAAGTATAAAATCGCATAATATTCCGCCATTCTATCAGGTTATCAACGAAGTAACTACGGGATCAAATGGCTCTGGAGATAATGTTTATGGTTATTCGGCACCTTATTCCAAGGTTATCTATCTACGTGGAACATATGGCGCTGATCTGAAAAAGACAATCGAGCTTTCTACTCCAGACCCTGCGTTAAGCTTAGTTTATGATTTATCGAAGGCATTAACAGCTGATTCTATTGTCGTAGCAGACAGTATGATTACGACAGCAACCTTGTTGAAAAACGCGGGAATTAGCAATTGGGACGCCAATAAACAGAAGATATTAACCATTCAATCGCCTAAGCTCATCGAGATTGTACATTGGTTCAACCAAAAAAGCATTAATTTATATGGCGAGGCGATATTGAAAGCGATCGGCGGAATCTCAGCAAATAAATATGAGACCGAGGATGCGGCGACATTAGTAGCTAAATATTGGGAGAATAAGTTGAAATTGCCTGTTGGTGAGATCAAAACCTACGATGGTTCGGGATTATCTCCTCAAAATCGGGTAACGAGCAACGCTCTAGCACGCGTCATGCAATATGCACAGGGCAGACCTTGGTTTGCAGATTTCAAGAAAGGTCTTCCAACGATCAATGGCATGACTATGAAAAGCGGTACCATCGGGGGGACTTTGGGCTATACCGGCTACCAAACAGCGGCCGATGGCACGAGCTATACCTTCTCCCTATTAATAAACAACTACCACGGAGGAGCCGGACGCATGCGTCAGCAGATGTTTAAATTATTGGATGTATTAAAATAG
- a CDS encoding NADP-dependent malic enzyme codes for MNNNNRKKDALQYHAMGRPGKIAVVPTKPHSSQRDLSLAYSPGVAEPCLAIAENSEDAYKYTAKGNLVAVISNGTAVLGLGDIGAQAGKPVMEGKGLLFKIFADIDVFDIELDTKNVDEFVNIVKALEPTFGGINLEDIKAPECFEIERRLKAEMNIPVMHDDQHGTAIISGAALINACELQGKNISEVKIVVNGAGAAAISCTAMYVAVGASKENIVMLDSKGVIRTDREGLDATKAEWATDRDIHTLEDAVKNSDVFIGLSKADVLTAEMLKSMAPKPIVLAMANPNPEIAYELAVETRDDLIMGTGRSDFPNQVNNVLGFPYIFRGALDVRATAINEAMKIAAVKAIAELAKQPVPEEVNIAYNVNNIRFGADYVIPKPTDPRLITEVSIAVAKAAIESGVARKVIEDWEAYREELHKRLGKEDRLIRNLTAKAKNNPKRVVFAEADNYKSLRAAQIVKEEGIAFPILLGNEQKIKGLIEEYAFELDGVEIIDPLAETKSERFEKYADHLYSKRQRRGINKLDSRKLMTNRNYFAASMVEFGDADTLISGLTRNYASTIRPALQVIGAKPGSRVAGMYIMMTSRGPLFFGDTTVNENPNAQELAEISVLLDAAVKRFNVKPRLAMLSYSNFGSNDGAISDKVRDAVKILHKEHPEIVADGEVQANFALNSEMLADNFPFSTLNGAPANTLVFPNLESGNIAYKLLQSVGNAEAVGPILLGMNKPVHVLQLDSSVREIVNMVTIAVVDAIEHQAMNK; via the coding sequence ATGAACAATAACAACAGAAAAAAGGACGCTCTGCAATACCATGCGATGGGACGTCCCGGAAAGATTGCAGTCGTTCCGACAAAACCACACAGTTCACAGAGAGATTTATCATTGGCATATTCACCAGGTGTTGCTGAGCCTTGTTTAGCAATTGCAGAAAACAGTGAAGATGCATACAAATACACAGCGAAAGGTAACCTTGTTGCTGTAATCAGTAACGGTACTGCCGTTTTAGGATTAGGTGATATCGGCGCGCAAGCGGGTAAACCGGTGATGGAAGGTAAAGGTCTATTATTTAAGATCTTTGCTGATATCGACGTGTTTGACATTGAATTGGACACGAAGAATGTTGATGAATTTGTAAATATTGTAAAAGCATTGGAGCCAACATTTGGCGGTATCAACCTGGAAGATATTAAAGCTCCGGAGTGTTTTGAAATTGAGCGTCGCCTGAAGGCGGAGATGAACATTCCTGTGATGCATGATGACCAACACGGTACAGCGATCATCTCGGGCGCAGCATTGATTAATGCTTGTGAATTGCAAGGTAAGAATATTTCGGAGGTAAAGATCGTGGTAAACGGTGCTGGAGCAGCTGCTATTTCATGTACAGCGATGTATGTAGCGGTTGGGGCTAGCAAAGAAAATATTGTCATGTTGGATAGCAAAGGTGTTATCCGTACTGACAGAGAGGGCTTAGATGCTACAAAAGCAGAATGGGCAACGGACCGTGATATCCATACCTTAGAAGATGCGGTAAAAAACAGCGATGTATTTATCGGCTTATCAAAGGCAGATGTGTTGACTGCTGAGATGTTGAAATCGATGGCTCCGAAACCAATCGTATTGGCGATGGCCAATCCTAATCCGGAGATTGCTTATGAGCTAGCAGTAGAGACTCGCGATGATTTAATTATGGGTACAGGTCGTTCTGACTTCCCGAACCAAGTAAACAATGTATTGGGATTCCCTTACATCTTCCGCGGCGCCTTAGACGTACGTGCTACAGCAATCAACGAAGCGATGAAGATTGCGGCAGTAAAAGCGATTGCTGAATTAGCGAAGCAACCGGTTCCTGAAGAAGTTAACATTGCATACAATGTAAATAACATTCGCTTCGGAGCAGACTACGTTATCCCTAAGCCTACTGACCCTCGTTTGATTACAGAAGTTTCTATCGCTGTAGCAAAAGCAGCTATTGAATCTGGTGTTGCCCGCAAAGTTATTGAAGATTGGGAGGCATACCGCGAGGAGCTTCACAAACGTTTAGGAAAAGAAGACCGTTTGATCAGAAACTTGACAGCGAAAGCGAAAAACAACCCAAAAAGAGTTGTATTTGCGGAAGCAGATAATTACAAATCCTTACGTGCGGCTCAGATTGTGAAAGAAGAAGGAATCGCATTCCCTATTCTGTTGGGTAATGAGCAAAAAATTAAAGGTTTGATTGAGGAATATGCGTTCGAATTAGATGGTGTGGAGATTATCGACCCGCTAGCAGAAACTAAATCAGAGCGATTTGAGAAATATGCCGACCATCTTTACAGCAAGAGACAACGTCGCGGTATCAATAAATTGGATTCTCGTAAGTTGATGACCAACAGAAACTACTTTGCAGCGAGTATGGTAGAATTTGGCGATGCCGATACTTTAATCTCAGGATTAACGAGAAACTACGCTTCGACGATTCGTCCGGCATTGCAGGTTATTGGTGCTAAACCAGGATCTCGCGTGGCAGGTATGTATATTATGATGACCTCAAGAGGGCCATTATTCTTCGGTGATACGACGGTGAATGAGAACCCGAATGCGCAGGAGCTTGCGGAGATCAGCGTATTATTAGATGCTGCAGTAAAACGTTTCAACGTGAAACCTCGTCTAGCGATGCTATCGTATTCGAACTTTGGTTCGAATGATGGCGCTATCTCTGATAAAGTTCGTGATGCGGTAAAAATCTTACACAAAGAACATCCGGAGATTGTTGCAGATGGCGAAGTTCAAGCAAACTTTGCATTGAACAGTGAAATGCTTGCGGATAACTTCCCATTCTCGACATTGAACGGTGCGCCTGCAAATACGTTGGTATTCCCGAACTTAGAATCAGGAAACATTGCTTACAAACTATTGCAGTCTGTTGGAAATGCGGAGGCTGTGGGTCCTATCCTGTTGGGTATGAACAAACCAGTACACGTATTGCAATTAGACAGCTCGGTTCGTGAGATTGTTAATATGGTTACTATTGCTGTTGTGGATGCTATTGAGCATCAGGCAATGAACAAATAA
- the ruvA gene encoding Holliday junction branch migration protein RuvA: protein MYEYFKGKLVFKAPTHVVIEVGGIGYYVHISLTTFSQIKDQEDCKLFISFQVREDSQTLFGFATEAERHLFHHLISVSGIGPNTGRMMLSSITPEEIQQAIVAGQVNVIQKIKGIGPKTAQRVILELQDKLKKQGPDALIPLVVSKPSSVEEALTALVMLGFPKQQAEKALQVITTTDPDLTVEQLIKAALKRL, encoded by the coding sequence ATGTACGAATATTTTAAAGGAAAACTAGTATTCAAAGCGCCTACCCATGTTGTTATCGAGGTAGGCGGAATTGGGTACTACGTGCATATTTCATTGACCACTTTTAGCCAGATTAAGGATCAGGAAGATTGCAAGCTCTTTATCTCTTTCCAGGTTCGTGAGGACTCACAAACGCTTTTCGGATTTGCGACAGAGGCGGAGCGCCATCTCTTCCATCATTTGATATCGGTATCTGGTATCGGCCCGAATACCGGACGCATGATGTTATCTTCAATTACCCCTGAGGAAATTCAGCAAGCGATTGTTGCCGGGCAGGTTAATGTTATTCAAAAGATTAAAGGCATCGGTCCGAAGACCGCTCAGCGCGTTATTCTTGAGCTCCAAGATAAGCTTAAGAAACAAGGCCCTGATGCATTAATCCCATTGGTTGTGAGCAAACCTTCTTCAGTAGAAGAAGCATTGACAGCCTTAGTTATGTTAGGTTTTCCTAAGCAACAGGCAGAGAAGGCACTTCAGGTCATTACGACAACAGACCCTGATCTTACTGTTGAACAACTTATTAAAGCAGCTTTAAAAAGGCTGTAA
- a CDS encoding GAF domain-containing protein, whose product MAEDLSIAQGSKEDQYLSLIPQIKGLISGETNQVANMANIAAALKEQFNFFWVGFYLVEGEQLVLGPFQGPVACTRIAYNKGVCGTAWAKRETLVVPNVEEFPGHIACSSLSKSEIVVPILRDGNCIGVLDVDSAELNTFDETDVKYLPQIIKYFVENII is encoded by the coding sequence ATGGCAGAAGATTTATCGATCGCACAGGGTAGCAAGGAGGATCAATATCTTTCCTTAATTCCACAGATAAAGGGCCTCATCAGTGGGGAAACGAATCAGGTTGCTAATATGGCCAATATTGCGGCCGCTTTAAAAGAGCAGTTTAACTTCTTTTGGGTTGGCTTTTACCTGGTGGAAGGCGAGCAGCTTGTTTTAGGTCCCTTTCAGGGTCCGGTGGCTTGTACACGTATTGCTTACAACAAAGGAGTCTGTGGTACAGCATGGGCAAAGCGAGAAACCCTGGTTGTGCCGAATGTGGAAGAGTTTCCGGGCCACATTGCATGCAGTTCTTTGTCGAAATCAGAAATTGTTGTTCCTATCCTCCGAGATGGAAATTGCATTGGCGTATTGGATGTAGATAGTGCCGAATTAAACACATTTGATGAAACGGATGTAAAATATCTTCCACAAATAATAAAATATTTCGTAGAGAACATTATTTAA
- a CDS encoding WD40 repeat domain-containing protein — protein MQNNIEITLEATLAGHQNPIFTLAQPNNSQLLYTAGNDKGVVIWDLEKMAFQKLLCKVGSSVYVLKAIPNTNLLAIGMRSGQVLLLDSTDQTLVANWKTEHGAVFSIQILMDKQEMIAIGEEGYAYVWDLRTYQLLYRFKIAETTVRTIAVSNDQQQLAFGDKNGVIHVYQADDYQERIKKQIHSMPVTSLIYMNNHIISGGRDAQLFKLESNNLDTIQQITPHMFTVYSIDNGGHDDIFATASRDKTWKIWKEKDLTLLKNVSRDRFYDSHHLSINAMIWNKDRIFTVSDDKLVKVWKLS, from the coding sequence ATGCAGAACAATATCGAAATCACCTTAGAAGCCACTTTAGCAGGTCATCAAAATCCGATTTTCACACTTGCGCAGCCGAATAATTCCCAGCTACTCTACACGGCTGGAAATGACAAGGGTGTCGTTATTTGGGATTTGGAAAAGATGGCATTCCAAAAGCTTCTATGTAAAGTCGGTTCATCAGTGTATGTACTGAAAGCGATTCCCAATACGAATCTATTAGCTATCGGCATGCGTTCAGGACAGGTATTGCTATTGGACAGCACTGATCAGACCTTAGTGGCCAATTGGAAGACGGAGCATGGCGCAGTCTTCTCAATCCAGATTCTAATGGATAAGCAAGAGATGATCGCGATTGGTGAGGAAGGATACGCTTATGTTTGGGACCTGCGCACTTACCAACTCTTATACAGGTTTAAAATCGCAGAAACTACGGTTCGCACGATTGCGGTATCCAACGATCAGCAGCAACTCGCATTCGGTGATAAAAACGGTGTAATCCATGTTTACCAAGCCGATGACTATCAAGAGCGCATTAAAAAGCAGATTCATAGCATGCCGGTCACCAGCTTAATTTATATGAATAACCATATCATCTCCGGCGGTCGCGATGCCCAACTCTTCAAGCTGGAATCCAATAACTTAGATACCATACAGCAGATTACCCCGCATATGTTTACTGTCTATAGTATTGATAACGGCGGACATGATGATATTTTTGCTACAGCAAGTCGTGATAAGACCTGGAAAATCTGGAAAGAAAAAGACCTCACACTCTTAAAAAATGTGTCAAGAGATCGTTTCTATGATTCACACCATTTGTCTATCAACGCAATGATCTGGAATAAGGATAGGATTTTCACCGTCTCCGACGATAAGTTGGTTAAGGTATGGAAGTTGAGCTAG